A single Thiohalobacter thiocyanaticus DNA region contains:
- a CDS encoding ribbon-helix-helix protein, CopG family → MEDRVQINVRISADLADKIDEKRMQLKGELGKIPTRSEVVRLALEAYLKVNDEPSS, encoded by the coding sequence ATGGAAGACAGAGTGCAGATAAACGTCCGTATTAGTGCGGACCTGGCGGATAAGATTGATGAGAAGCGCATGCAGCTCAAAGGGGAGCTGGGTAAGATTCCGACTCGTTCTGAGGTCGTGCGGCTGGCGCTTGAGGCATATCTCAAAGTAAACGATGAGCCGTCTTCTTGA
- a CDS encoding SOS response-associated peptidase, with translation MAMLRWPYIPPFEKQPKTRYSTINAKAETLATSRLWRFPFQHFRCLIAADGFYEPKDTGEKRKPQYYFRRRDGERFFMAGLWGRWEPPVGEGGEAFDSCAIITAEANAAVGEVHPRMPVILPPDAWAQWLDPTTTHPEHLQDLFKLAPVEGWEGYSVGYYTREDSPQVIEPQKWKPPPLERGLRLPWH, from the coding sequence ATGGCCATGCTGCGCTGGCCTTACATCCCGCCCTTCGAGAAGCAGCCCAAGACCCGGTACTCCACCATCAATGCCAAGGCCGAAACACTGGCGACCAGCCGCCTCTGGCGGTTCCCCTTCCAGCATTTCCGCTGTCTCATCGCCGCTGATGGCTTCTATGAGCCGAAGGACACCGGTGAGAAGCGCAAGCCGCAGTACTACTTCCGTCGCAGGGACGGCGAACGCTTCTTCATGGCCGGACTCTGGGGCCGCTGGGAGCCGCCAGTAGGGGAGGGCGGTGAGGCGTTTGATTCCTGCGCGATCATCACGGCCGAGGCCAATGCAGCCGTTGGCGAGGTTCATCCGCGGATGCCGGTGATTCTCCCGCCCGATGCCTGGGCGCAGTGGCTGGATCCGACGACCACGCATCCCGAACATCTACAGGACCTGTTTAAGCTTGCGCCTGTCGAAGGATGGGAGGGGTATTCGGTAGGGTATTACACGCGCGAAGATAGCCCGCAGGTGATCGAACCCCAGAAGTGGAAACCCCCCCCGCTGGAGCGGGGGCTGCGCCTTCCCTGGCATTGA
- a CDS encoding endonuclease I family protein has protein sequence MGFSGKQAWIGIFISLLITPLAYAEQTVIDSYRQAREIWFWDQLYPRGGETLYCGQAFRGHAPLNIEHVYAASWAAEAMGCSSRSACRNDPDEGETFNHFEADLHNLFPTLGGVNSARGNLPFGRVPGEELHLLACDFEVDRDINLVEPRTEVRGDIARAIFYVHDAYDLPIPFEMKEMLVEWHRNDPPSTHEIWRNDTIARLQGTRNPYIDSPELADELEGP, from the coding sequence ATGGGGTTTTCGGGTAAGCAAGCGTGGATTGGTATTTTCATCTCCCTGTTGATTACTCCGTTGGCGTACGCAGAACAGACTGTGATCGACTCCTACAGGCAAGCGCGGGAGATCTGGTTCTGGGATCAGCTTTATCCACGTGGCGGCGAAACCCTTTACTGTGGACAGGCATTCCGTGGCCATGCCCCTCTCAACATCGAGCATGTCTATGCCGCCAGCTGGGCAGCTGAAGCGATGGGATGCAGCAGTCGATCAGCCTGTCGAAATGATCCTGATGAAGGTGAGACCTTTAACCACTTCGAGGCAGATCTGCATAACCTCTTCCCTACGCTTGGCGGGGTGAACAGCGCTCGCGGGAACCTGCCGTTTGGCCGGGTTCCCGGCGAAGAACTGCATCTGTTGGCTTGCGATTTCGAAGTTGATCGGGATATCAACCTAGTCGAACCCCGTACCGAGGTTCGGGGTGATATCGCCCGCGCCATATTCTATGTCCACGATGCCTACGATCTTCCCATCCCCTTCGAGATGAAGGAGATGCTGGTCGAGTGGCACCGTAATGATCCACCGAGTACCCACGAGATATGGCGCAATGACACTATTGCTAGGCTGCAGGGCACCCGGAACCCCTATATCGATAGCCCTGAGCTGGCAGATGAGCTCGAGGGACCGTAA
- a CDS encoding TIR domain-containing protein has protein sequence MHKVFISFHSSDIAYKDSLIKFNEDNPMFIDGSVDTRDISDDLPDDRIRQKIRDEYLGDSTVTILLVGQGTKGRKHVDWEVYSSMYDGKSNKRSGVIAVLLPGANPGNNWTAAHDNEKSAIYPETTSWTSVDNRAEYELRYPYLPARIIDNLLSKEVKLSVVPWKKLDTKTLPLLIENAFDSRISNQYDLSRPMRRANS, from the coding sequence ATGCATAAAGTTTTCATTAGCTTTCATAGTAGCGATATCGCCTACAAAGACTCGTTGATTAAGTTCAATGAGGACAATCCTATGTTTATCGACGGATCTGTAGATACCCGTGATATTTCAGATGATTTGCCGGATGACAGAATTCGACAGAAAATCCGCGACGAGTATCTCGGAGACTCTACTGTAACAATTCTTTTGGTGGGGCAAGGCACCAAAGGGAGAAAGCATGTTGACTGGGAAGTTTACTCAAGCATGTACGATGGAAAATCCAACAAACGATCCGGTGTCATAGCAGTTCTACTTCCAGGCGCCAACCCCGGCAACAACTGGACTGCGGCTCACGACAATGAGAAAAGCGCGATCTACCCCGAAACAACGAGCTGGACATCTGTTGATAATCGTGCTGAATACGAACTCCGCTATCCATATCTTCCCGCAAGAATAATTGATAATCTTCTCAGTAAAGAGGTTAAGTTATCCGTTGTTCCTTGGAAAAAATTAGATACCAAAACCTTGCCACTACTAATTGAAAATGCATTCGATTCTCGCATTTCAAATCAGTACGACCTCAGCCGCCCAATGCGCCGTGCAAACTCATGA
- a CDS encoding DUF4231 domain-containing protein, with protein sequence MEMQEEDFPALYNSADSTSLKAQNHYFSALICYLFLLILAAFVSYAWLTSVYGAITSAALFLITLGILVWLKVHKPEDIWYNGRAVAESVKTRTWRWIMRSEPYDDNIPEEQAQKELLNDLKGILDQNRSLSHVLEWTPNLGEAISEKMKVIRSLPWSERLETYVRDRVDNQSMWYSEKSQLNRRLAKRWFIVSIVLHSVAVLLLLYRIKEPASSLPIEVIATAAGAVLTWVQAKKYNELNSSYALAAHEIVLIKGESVFVKNEQQLSEFVVNSEAAFSREHTQWTARKIV encoded by the coding sequence ATGGAAATGCAGGAAGAGGATTTTCCTGCATTGTATAACTCTGCAGATAGTACGTCTTTAAAAGCACAAAATCATTATTTTAGCGCATTGATATGCTATCTCTTTTTATTGATTCTTGCAGCCTTTGTGTCATACGCATGGCTCACCAGTGTTTATGGGGCAATCACTTCTGCCGCACTCTTTTTAATAACATTGGGCATATTAGTTTGGCTCAAAGTGCATAAGCCAGAAGATATTTGGTACAACGGCCGCGCTGTAGCCGAGTCTGTCAAAACTCGTACATGGCGTTGGATCATGAGATCTGAGCCATACGATGACAACATTCCAGAAGAGCAGGCACAAAAAGAGCTTTTGAATGATCTCAAGGGAATTCTTGATCAAAATCGATCCTTATCCCACGTATTAGAATGGACCCCTAACTTGGGTGAAGCGATTTCTGAGAAGATGAAAGTCATTCGTTCTTTGCCCTGGTCAGAGAGGCTAGAAACTTATGTAAGGGATCGGGTGGATAATCAGTCGATGTGGTATTCAGAAAAATCGCAGTTGAACAGGCGCCTCGCAAAACGCTGGTTTATTGTTTCAATCGTTTTGCATTCGGTAGCGGTCCTTCTGTTGCTCTATCGAATTAAAGAGCCAGCTAGCTCACTACCAATAGAGGTAATCGCCACCGCGGCCGGTGCCGTTCTAACTTGGGTTCAAGCGAAGAAGTACAATGAACTTAACTCATCGTACGCGCTGGCTGCACATGAAATCGTATTGATTAAAGGTGAGTCTGTTTTTGTAAAGAATGAACAACAATTATCTGAGTTTGTTGTAAATAGTGAGGCGGCATTTTCAAGGGAACATACCCAATGGACTGCTCGGAAAATCGTATAA
- a CDS encoding TIR domain-containing protein, whose product MPNVCFFSFTEADREVVLTIKGRAVNPNYRNLNFRVKDLLKRWNTEDVAVIRQAISKAMSGTSRTIVFVGERTHRSRWVREEVEMTLRNNKPVYAIRLNNTNGTKPKVLEDNGINLYNWSEERLQDLATL is encoded by the coding sequence ATGCCTAACGTTTGTTTTTTTAGCTTCACAGAAGCTGATCGTGAAGTTGTCCTTACTATCAAGGGCCGGGCTGTGAACCCAAATTACAGAAATCTAAATTTTCGTGTTAAAGACTTATTGAAGCGCTGGAATACGGAGGATGTTGCCGTTATCCGTCAGGCGATTTCAAAAGCCATGAGTGGAACTTCGCGGACAATCGTGTTCGTCGGTGAGAGAACCCATCGTAGTCGATGGGTACGTGAAGAAGTTGAAATGACGTTAAGAAATAATAAGCCCGTCTACGCTATCCGCTTGAACAATACAAACGGTACTAAACCGAAGGTATTAGAGGATAACGGGATTAATCTATACAACTGGAGCGAGGAGAGGCTTCAAGATCTCGCTACTCTGTGA
- a CDS encoding TRAFs-binding domain-containing protein, with amino-acid sequence MKPYCFVLMPFGRKSDETGRVVEFDAVYDQIIAPAIEDANLEPIRADEEIIGGIIHKPMFERLMMCEYAVADLTTANANVFYELGIRHGVRPYSTVPIAGSGMRLPFDVAPLRAILYELDDYGCPEKPELARKLLRERLESCRDPSDDSPLYQLLTDVPRPDLQRLKTDSFRDLVEYSKSMKGRLRCAREEGSSAIDVIEKEIDVVDADPAIVIDLFLSYRAVKDWQRMVDLTNKMAPPLKQTILVQEQLGFALNRLKLHKEAERILIEIIDNHGPSSETNGILGRVYKDQWITAKGNGSPAASAYLKKAIDAYLQGFEADWRDAYPGINAVTLMECTEPPDPRRIELIPVVAYSVKRRLASKNPDYWDHATELEVHVLSQESEKAQAALGMALASIRETWEPETTANNIRMIRNARESRGTDCEWIQDIENALEQARQ; translated from the coding sequence ATGAAGCCTTATTGTTTTGTGCTTATGCCGTTCGGGCGGAAATCTGATGAAACCGGGCGTGTTGTCGAATTCGACGCTGTGTATGATCAGATAATTGCGCCTGCAATAGAGGATGCAAACTTAGAGCCTATAAGAGCTGACGAAGAGATAATTGGCGGAATCATACATAAGCCAATGTTTGAGCGCCTCATGATGTGCGAATATGCCGTAGCGGATCTCACAACCGCAAATGCGAATGTGTTTTATGAGTTAGGAATTAGGCATGGAGTGAGACCGTATAGCACCGTACCTATTGCCGGTAGTGGAATGCGTCTGCCTTTTGATGTGGCACCTTTGAGAGCAATCCTCTATGAATTAGACGACTATGGGTGTCCAGAAAAGCCAGAATTAGCACGCAAACTATTAAGGGAAAGGCTTGAATCCTGCCGTGATCCTTCCGACGACAGTCCGTTATATCAATTATTAACTGATGTGCCGCGACCTGATCTTCAAAGGTTAAAGACAGATTCGTTTAGAGATTTGGTTGAATATTCGAAATCTATGAAGGGGCGTTTAAGATGCGCGCGCGAGGAAGGTAGTAGTGCGATCGATGTTATTGAGAAAGAAATTGATGTAGTCGATGCTGACCCAGCTATCGTTATTGATCTATTCCTGTCTTACAGAGCAGTAAAAGATTGGCAGAGAATGGTCGATCTGACTAATAAAATGGCACCACCACTGAAGCAAACGATCCTTGTACAGGAGCAGTTAGGGTTTGCCTTGAATAGGCTAAAGCTCCACAAAGAAGCCGAGCGTATATTAATCGAAATTATCGATAATCATGGACCAAGCAGCGAAACAAACGGAATTTTAGGGCGGGTATATAAAGATCAGTGGATAACAGCCAAGGGAAATGGAAGTCCAGCAGCCAGCGCCTACTTGAAAAAGGCTATTGATGCCTACCTGCAAGGTTTTGAGGCGGATTGGAGGGATGCATACCCTGGGATCAATGCGGTAACGCTTATGGAGTGTACTGAACCCCCTGATCCACGGAGAATCGAGCTTATTCCGGTGGTAGCCTATTCGGTAAAGAGGCGATTAGCCAGTAAAAACCCTGATTACTGGGATCATGCGACCGAATTAGAAGTGCATGTTTTGTCCCAAGAATCTGAAAAAGCTCAAGCTGCGTTAGGAATGGCTCTAGCCTCGATTCGAGAGACGTGGGAGCCAGAGACGACTGCTAATAACATAAGAATGATAAGGAATGCACGAGAAAGTAGAGGAACTGATTGTGAGTGGATTCAGGATATTGAAAACGCTCTAGAGCAAGCTCGACAATGA
- a CDS encoding HEPN domain-containing protein, translating to MKDLPEFEGFWWSPDDPDTQLAGRLISDDGVAKLILTIDSPGHFPFSRSESREYEVLHGRTSDGKQITLLKCFDLNTSWSSSGIEKRIVLANYVLVGGLVPQSKVENAFSELSLKWPGLQRWFFESGVSVEHDDGDFRSFTIRYKAKETFGFEYLKGLKIEFGFSTDKIPFGGPLTEQIEFNEIVWVTLKKDTPKSLEYYIEKLNELIQFFSICVLEYNQPQVVTLVGDFDIETREDGTSISPHLQVYYSSVQEPQSDRRPHPIEILMPYGVIKENFQQILKSWAKVAAEVSPSRSLYFSSLYGTNKYIESTFLSLAQSAEVFHRRRYGGTYIPDEKYREDVLPALESAIPHELDSDVKQAYKQRLEYFNEFSLAKRLKMMSSNHKDVFSMFVPDWKSKIRSIVKARNYYTHYSEGGGNVAPDINKLVEYREFLKMLIELEMLTATGVNIELLHSQAKRCQRYRWNFPVNHAK from the coding sequence ATGAAAGATTTACCAGAATTTGAAGGCTTTTGGTGGTCACCAGATGACCCAGATACTCAACTCGCTGGCCGATTGATTTCCGACGATGGCGTTGCAAAGCTAATACTTACTATAGATAGCCCGGGGCATTTCCCGTTCTCAAGATCGGAATCGAGAGAATATGAGGTACTGCACGGGCGTACATCTGATGGAAAACAAATTACACTTCTCAAATGCTTTGACCTAAATACATCATGGTCAAGTAGCGGTATAGAAAAACGGATTGTCTTAGCAAATTATGTGCTAGTCGGAGGATTAGTACCCCAATCAAAGGTAGAGAATGCGTTTAGCGAGCTGTCTTTAAAGTGGCCCGGGTTACAGCGCTGGTTCTTTGAATCTGGGGTATCAGTAGAGCACGATGATGGCGATTTTCGATCATTTACGATTAGATATAAGGCGAAAGAAACATTCGGGTTTGAATACTTAAAGGGCCTAAAAATCGAATTTGGCTTTAGTACCGATAAGATACCGTTCGGTGGGCCGCTAACTGAGCAAATAGAGTTTAATGAAATCGTTTGGGTTACGCTGAAAAAAGATACCCCAAAGTCGCTGGAATACTATATAGAAAAACTAAATGAATTGATTCAATTCTTTTCAATCTGCGTTCTCGAATACAATCAGCCCCAAGTAGTTACACTGGTAGGGGATTTTGATATAGAGACAAGAGAAGATGGCACGAGTATATCGCCTCATCTACAAGTTTACTATTCTTCTGTTCAAGAACCGCAATCGGATAGGCGCCCTCATCCGATAGAAATACTTATGCCCTACGGCGTAATCAAAGAAAACTTTCAGCAAATACTTAAATCATGGGCAAAGGTAGCAGCAGAGGTATCCCCCTCTAGGTCGCTGTATTTTTCATCACTCTATGGAACCAACAAATACATTGAGTCTACCTTCTTGTCGCTTGCACAGTCGGCAGAAGTATTTCACCGTAGGAGATATGGTGGAACATATATACCTGACGAAAAATATCGGGAAGACGTCTTACCTGCCCTTGAATCTGCGATACCGCATGAATTGGATAGTGACGTAAAGCAGGCATACAAGCAGAGACTAGAGTACTTTAATGAATTTTCTCTAGCTAAACGGCTAAAAATGATGTCTTCCAATCACAAAGATGTATTTAGTATGTTTGTTCCAGATTGGAAAAGCAAGATTCGATCTATAGTAAAAGCGAGAAATTATTACACGCATTATTCTGAAGGCGGTGGAAATGTTGCTCCAGACATTAATAAACTGGTGGAGTACAGAGAATTCTTAAAAATGCTTATTGAACTAGAAATGTTGACGGCTACCGGAGTGAATATAGAGCTATTACACAGTCAAGCAAAAAGATGCCAAAGGTATCGTTGGAATTTTCCAGTGAATCATGCGAAATAA
- a CDS encoding SOS response-associated peptidase: MCGRFARTTPPEPFAELAKARCEVGALPPRYNLLPGQSVLAFRLDPAGERELVALHWPYIPPFEKQPKTRYSTINAKAETLTTSRLWRFPFQHFRCLIAADGFYEPKDTGEKRKLQYYFRRRDGEPFFMAGVWGRWEPPEGEVGEAFDSCAIITTEANAAVGEVHPRMPVILPPDAWAQWLDPAVTDPEQVQDLLEPAPDEGWEGYPVGYYTREDSPRVIERQN; encoded by the coding sequence ATGTGTGGACGCTTCGCCAGGACCACGCCCCCCGAGCCCTTCGCAGAACTTGCCAAGGCCCGCTGCGAAGTCGGCGCGCTGCCCCCTCGGTATAATCTCCTGCCGGGCCAGTCAGTACTAGCCTTCCGCCTGGATCCGGCCGGTGAGCGTGAGCTGGTCGCCCTGCACTGGCCCTACATCCCGCCGTTCGAGAAGCAGCCCAAGACCCGGTACTCCACCATCAATGCCAAGGCCGAAACACTGACGACCAGCCGCCTTTGGCGGTTTCCTTTCCAGCATTTCCGCTGTCTCATCGCCGCTGATGGCTTCTATGAGCCGAAGGACACCGGTGAGAAGCGCAAGCTGCAGTATTACTTTCGACGCAGGGACGGCGAACCCTTCTTTATGGCCGGCGTCTGGGGCCGCTGGGAGCCGCCAGAAGGGGAGGTGGGTGAGGCGTTTGATTCCTGCGCGATCATCACGACCGAAGCCAACGCAGCCGTTGGCGAGGTTCATCCGCGGATGCCGGTGATTCTGCCGCCCGATGCCTGGGCGCAGTGGCTGGATCCGGCAGTCACTGATCCTGAGCAAGTACAGGACCTGTTGGAGCCAGCGCCGGACGAAGGATGGGAAGGGTATCCGGTGGGCTATTACACCCGCGAGGATAGCCCGCGGGTGATCGAACGCCAAAATTGA
- a CDS encoding site-specific integrase, with amino-acid sequence MGINTEYGINTNSASDTQSRNISRLASKFDLGIKSENAEFRLLNPDNINTIEDANMVAKRAHQYVEKEPRELSPSTVRCYESMVRHIEHYRMGMSDVPNMPRLGKYHPGHKQYCVARAALVWDAQRGVNVWFEKMGHAWQVQDKIGLLYAAKMLAHYLRTLIAFPKGEKSSALKTANAVREQIGKREPPRTGGERGSKKKLLPRLPKDWRHRMWSAAAGSKKYRLPLAAIACCGCRPAELKNGVTVKLVDGDLLYFRIEGVKVDEGRGHKVRSVTFALADPEAHPEFIWLRDHVRDAGGEKRVNISNANAFGMAVSRFSKNAFPRMRNTVTPYVYRHAMAQMMKTDPDTDQETIAQVLGHITDRTQRHYGTRKQKGSSGLKVIWSWSSRKVKLDESTRNRDPVRQAQFQNVMTGIHIPKTKRGSFPLTAQKI; translated from the coding sequence ATGGGCATCAATACAGAATACGGTATCAACACAAATTCGGCATCCGACACCCAATCGCGCAACATTTCCCGATTGGCATCGAAGTTCGACCTCGGCATCAAATCCGAAAATGCAGAATTCCGATTGCTGAATCCGGACAACATTAACACGATCGAAGATGCGAATATGGTCGCCAAGCGCGCGCACCAATACGTCGAGAAGGAGCCGCGTGAGCTGTCACCGAGCACGGTACGCTGCTACGAGAGTATGGTCCGGCACATCGAGCATTACCGCATGGGCATGTCCGACGTGCCCAATATGCCGCGACTCGGAAAATACCATCCCGGCCACAAGCAATATTGCGTCGCGCGCGCCGCCTTGGTGTGGGATGCGCAGCGGGGCGTCAATGTGTGGTTCGAGAAAATGGGGCATGCATGGCAGGTGCAGGACAAGATCGGCCTGCTGTACGCCGCCAAAATGCTCGCCCACTACCTGCGCACCCTGATCGCATTCCCGAAAGGTGAAAAAAGCTCCGCGCTCAAGACCGCCAACGCCGTGCGTGAACAAATCGGTAAGCGGGAACCGCCGCGAACCGGAGGTGAGCGGGGATCGAAGAAGAAATTGCTGCCGAGGCTTCCGAAAGATTGGCGTCACCGGATGTGGTCAGCGGCGGCCGGCTCGAAAAAATACCGACTGCCACTGGCCGCGATTGCCTGCTGCGGTTGCCGGCCGGCGGAATTGAAAAATGGCGTCACGGTAAAATTGGTCGATGGAGACCTGCTTTACTTCCGCATCGAGGGGGTGAAGGTCGACGAAGGCAGGGGCCACAAAGTGCGCTCCGTCACTTTCGCCCTGGCAGATCCGGAGGCGCATCCAGAGTTCATCTGGCTTCGGGACCATGTGCGTGACGCCGGAGGGGAAAAGCGGGTCAACATCTCTAACGCCAATGCGTTCGGCATGGCGGTGAGCCGATTCAGCAAAAATGCATTCCCCCGGATGCGTAATACCGTCACCCCTTACGTCTATCGTCACGCCATGGCGCAGATGATGAAAACGGATCCGGATACGGATCAGGAAACCATTGCCCAGGTACTGGGTCATATCACCGACCGGACGCAACGCCATTATGGGACCCGAAAACAGAAAGGCTCATCCGGCCTGAAAGTGATCTGGTCATGGTCCAGCCGGAAAGTTAAGCTGGATGAATCTACTCGGAATCGTGACCCGGTCCGCCAGGCGCAATTCCAGAACGTGATGACCGGAATCCATATCCCGAAAACTAAACGCGGAAGTTTTCCGCTAACGGCGCAAAAAATTTGA
- a CDS encoding DUF7673 family protein — MKDIKSALEEKRRFLAERATRIRTAGIPALQQLILVGHTDTGGGREARALLTALYAPQAHSYSLDGLRAFDSELTEAALAVMALDSLAEMSIDRWVPNAAVIREWSVENMNQHAPVQLTP, encoded by the coding sequence ATGAAAGACATTAAATCAGCACTTGAAGAAAAACGCCGCTTTCTCGCTGAGCGTGCCACCCGGATACGTACGGCGGGTATACCAGCATTGCAACAGCTCATTCTGGTCGGGCATACCGATACCGGTGGTGGAAGGGAAGCACGAGCACTGTTGACTGCACTTTATGCGCCTCAGGCGCATTCATATTCACTTGATGGATTGCGGGCGTTTGATTCAGAGCTGACAGAAGCTGCGCTTGCGGTAATGGCATTGGACTCCCTCGCTGAGATGTCGATTGACCGATGGGTGCCTAACGCGGCAGTTATACGGGAGTGGTCTGTTGAAAATATGAACCAGCATGCCCCTGTACAGCTGACACCTTAG
- a CDS encoding antitoxin Xre/MbcA/ParS toxin-binding domain-containing protein: protein MSDRLRRVAYIYRAAIQLFEGDRRMARRWLRRPSRALGGDTPLEYIRTDAGAEEVLDLIGRLEHGVM, encoded by the coding sequence ATGTCTGACCGGTTGCGCCGAGTCGCCTATATCTATCGCGCCGCAATACAGCTATTTGAAGGTGACAGGAGGATGGCCCGGCGTTGGCTGCGTCGGCCATCCAGGGCTCTCGGCGGTGATACGCCTCTGGAGTATATAAGGACGGATGCGGGTGCCGAGGAGGTATTGGACCTGATCGGTCGATTGGAGCATGGAGTGATGTGA
- a CDS encoding antitoxin Xre/MbcA/ParS toxin-binding domain-containing protein has protein sequence MDVSTLDPQRVATAALQGFFTITGQWGLSGAEQRKLLGDPPEDTFFEWRTEHTASQLEPDTLKRISYILGIHKALCILLPSRRAAFEWVKKPNDAPLFQGQTALSRMLTGRMEDLHDVRAYLDGECGDTMEMEHRNFRAIIVIDFDEQDQCYHGHVTNFPGIWPFHGATIDALRQAFEQVVDDYYEAHPTFAGMITEADHQAKRDRQAAFARWFDENPDREVPHSKLFENCKIEPSATLKAKQDALDEAMRAFDRTCEKFDNALRELAK, from the coding sequence ATGGACGTATCGACACTGGATCCACAACGCGTCGCGACCGCCGCGCTCCAGGGCTTCTTCACCATCACTGGGCAGTGGGGCTTGAGCGGTGCGGAGCAGCGGAAACTGCTCGGAGACCCTCCCGAGGATACCTTCTTCGAGTGGAGAACGGAGCATACGGCCAGCCAGCTCGAACCGGATACGCTGAAGCGAATCAGTTACATCCTGGGCATCCACAAGGCGCTGTGCATCCTGCTGCCATCGAGACGTGCGGCCTTCGAGTGGGTCAAAAAGCCCAACGATGCACCCCTCTTTCAGGGGCAGACCGCGCTCTCGCGGATGCTGACAGGGCGCATGGAGGACCTGCACGATGTACGGGCATATCTGGATGGTGAGTGTGGGGACACCATGGAAATGGAACACAGGAATTTCAGGGCCATCATCGTCATCGACTTCGATGAACAAGATCAATGCTACCACGGCCACGTCACAAACTTTCCTGGTATCTGGCCGTTTCATGGCGCCACTATTGACGCACTCCGCCAGGCATTCGAGCAGGTGGTCGACGACTATTATGAGGCCCATCCTACATTCGCGGGGATGATCACCGAGGCAGACCATCAAGCTAAGCGCGATCGGCAGGCGGCGTTCGCACGCTGGTTCGACGAAAATCCGGACAGGGAGGTGCCCCACTCGAAACTATTCGAGAACTGCAAGATTGAGCCGTCGGCCACGCTGAAGGCGAAACAGGATGCGCTCGATGAAGCGATGCGGGCATTCGACCGGACCTGCGAGAAGTTCGATAACGCGCTGCGTGAGCTGGCGAAGTAG
- a CDS encoding type II toxin-antitoxin system death-on-curing family toxin, whose product MSGWNWIPDNTLAVCHTDLLKYGGTSGLIDHAKLDSAMTRATNLAAYGEPDLAELAAAYGYGVARNHPLPDGNKRAALVAIDIFLQLNGQELIADEAEVVRVIQALAAGNLEEPELADWIRAHMQNV is encoded by the coding sequence ATGAGCGGCTGGAACTGGATCCCGGACAATACTCTGGCTGTCTGTCACACCGATCTATTGAAATACGGTGGCACGAGTGGCTTGATCGATCACGCCAAGCTGGACTCGGCCATGACGCGCGCCACCAATCTGGCTGCCTATGGTGAGCCGGACCTGGCGGAACTGGCCGCGGCCTATGGCTACGGTGTGGCCCGTAACCACCCCCTCCCGGATGGCAACAAGCGGGCCGCCCTGGTCGCCATCGATATCTTCCTCCAGCTGAACGGCCAGGAGCTGATCGCTGATGAGGCTGAGGTGGTGCGGGTCATCCAGGCCCTGGCTGCCGGCAATCTCGAGGAACCGGAGCTGGCGGACTGGATCCGCGCTCACATGCAAAATGTTTAG
- a CDS encoding MbcA/ParS/Xre antitoxin family protein: MTDSHSQDELIALGRAAEAAGLDLEDLQALREFRDQGGDLLMLMKRMRQELDYEAVRSGRKTAADMSLFSPETAARTRIKHRLEDVDDDPLEVLMRDYRFTLEEVAGLLDVSKSAVEARIRDDEAFGIDSEAVWQLHDIRNLAHRALEVLGETEKAARWLHKPNLALNGETPLSRLATREGIQQIEAVLERISEGLPG; this comes from the coding sequence ATGACAGACTCACACTCCCAGGATGAATTGATTGCCCTCGGCCGGGCCGCGGAAGCCGCCGGCCTCGATCTCGAGGATCTCCAGGCCCTGCGCGAATTCCGCGACCAGGGCGGGGACTTGCTCATGCTGATGAAACGGATGCGCCAGGAACTGGATTATGAAGCCGTTCGCTCGGGCCGGAAGACGGCCGCGGATATGAGCCTATTCAGCCCCGAGACGGCGGCACGGACCCGGATCAAACATCGACTTGAAGACGTGGATGACGATCCCCTCGAGGTGCTGATGCGGGATTACCGGTTCACGCTGGAAGAAGTAGCGGGCCTGCTTGATGTCTCCAAGTCAGCCGTTGAGGCGCGCATCCGGGATGATGAGGCATTCGGGATCGATTCCGAGGCGGTGTGGCAGTTGCATGACATCCGGAATCTCGCTCACCGCGCACTCGAGGTGCTGGGTGAGACCGAGAAGGCTGCCCGGTGGCTGCATAAGCCGAATCTGGCGCTGAACGGGGAAACGCCGCTTTCCAGGCTAGCTACCCGTGAGGGCATCCAACAGATCGAGGCGGTGCTGGAGAGAATCAGTGAGGGACTCCCGGGCTAA